In Flavobacterium sp. WV_118_3, one DNA window encodes the following:
- a CDS encoding polymer-forming cytoskeletal protein has translation MFEKQQKKSYTDLLGKTNRIVEGTTIKGDIISQADFRLDGNLIGNFNSTGRLVIGPAGSVTGDIKCNTADIEGKFNGKIEVTDMLSIKSKASIKGEVIVGKLAVEPGADFSATCVMMEAMATGKMPHKKVEINEPTESGSGTKDT, from the coding sequence ATGTTTGAAAAACAACAGAAAAAGTCTTACACGGATTTATTAGGTAAAACTAATAGAATAGTAGAAGGAACAACCATCAAAGGCGATATTATTTCGCAAGCCGATTTTAGACTGGATGGAAATCTGATTGGGAATTTTAATTCAACAGGAAGACTTGTTATTGGTCCGGCCGGAAGTGTAACGGGAGATATTAAATGCAATACAGCCGATATCGAAGGGAAATTTAACGGAAAGATTGAGGTAACCGATATGCTGAGCATAAAATCAAAAGCCTCGATAAAAGGAGAAGTAATCGTTGGGAAACTGGCGGTAGAACCAGGAGCCGATTTTAGCGCGACCTGTGTGATGATGGAAGCGATGGCTACAGGAAAAATGCCTCATAAAAAAGTAGAAATAAATGAACCAACAGAATCAGGATCAGGAACGAAAGACACGTAA
- a CDS encoding gliding motility protein — protein sequence MKTNLFKYALSVGLVLFLLACSTKKNSFVRRNYHAVTAEYNILYNGGVAFDKGVEELKGTYKDNFWEILPVERMQDIDAGTLPGQTKNANFERAETKAIKAIQKHSMYIEGGEKNPQMDEAHLLLGKARYYDNRFIPALEAFNYILYKYSNSDKIYEAKVWREKTNIRLENEVLAIKNLKKLLEDQKIKGQVQADANAILGQAYMNLGSIDSALVNLKVAKDLTRHNEEKARYHFIIGQLYESMNYPDSAYASFQSVIDMNRKSPRRYVIQAHAKQAQQFDSKKGDTLAFLKKFNKLAEDRENRPYLDVINHQVALFYDKQGNKRQAKKYYNKSLRSMSQDNYLVASNYRNLAEINFDDAKYLTAGQYYDSTMSKLNPKTREFIAIKKKRENLNDVIKYEGIARVNDSILYVSGLGPNEQRNYYEEYIAKLKIEEAKKALEAEKLKTMAENSGFSDPGAPAVGSNATTKSEMMQSRQAPPSEETTPKQSGAPASAGSFTGGSTFYFYNQATVAFGRTEFKKKWGNRPLKDNWRWSTQTIIDKANENPDAVAAVDENPKTQVEDERFTPDYYIKQLPTDQKVLDSLAKDRNFAYFQLGTIYKEKFKEYQLAASRLEKLLVNKPEERLVLPAKYNLFKIYEIIDPAKAAIMKQQIIAEYPDSRYAQILLNNISGGTIAGSPEEVYNKLFKQFEKEELQDVLAQLDPVIENFNGEEMVPKFELLKASVIGRLKGLDEYKKALNFVALNYPNAEEGKQAEVLLKNDIPKMEKLELGKGNPTSWKIVFQIPYPNANDAKTKALTDKLQKYITDRNSNRITLSNDVYTMDKSFVIVHGFTSKEAALSTISVLKDFKGYKVSENAFVISNDDYKVVQIKKNLDTYLATLK from the coding sequence TTGAAAACCAATCTGTTTAAATACGCCTTAAGCGTAGGGCTCGTTCTTTTTTTGCTGGCATGTTCCACAAAGAAAAACTCATTTGTAAGACGAAACTACCACGCAGTTACAGCCGAATATAATATTTTATACAATGGAGGTGTTGCTTTCGATAAAGGAGTAGAAGAACTAAAAGGGACTTATAAAGACAACTTTTGGGAAATTCTACCCGTAGAGCGAATGCAGGATATCGATGCCGGAACCCTACCGGGTCAGACAAAAAACGCCAATTTCGAGCGAGCAGAAACCAAGGCAATCAAAGCGATTCAGAAACACTCCATGTATATTGAAGGCGGTGAAAAAAATCCGCAAATGGATGAAGCACATTTATTGCTAGGAAAAGCCCGTTATTACGACAATCGCTTTATCCCGGCCTTGGAAGCGTTTAATTATATTCTGTATAAATATTCCAACAGCGATAAAATTTACGAAGCCAAAGTATGGCGGGAAAAAACCAACATCCGTTTGGAGAATGAAGTTCTGGCGATTAAAAATCTGAAGAAACTTTTAGAAGATCAGAAAATTAAAGGACAGGTACAAGCCGATGCGAATGCTATTTTGGGACAGGCCTATATGAACCTTGGCTCTATTGATAGTGCTTTGGTAAATTTAAAAGTAGCGAAAGACCTGACCAGGCATAACGAAGAAAAAGCCCGTTACCATTTTATTATCGGTCAGTTATACGAAAGTATGAATTACCCGGACAGCGCGTATGCTTCGTTCCAATCGGTTATCGATATGAACCGAAAATCGCCACGTCGTTATGTTATTCAGGCGCATGCCAAACAAGCACAACAATTCGATTCTAAAAAAGGCGATACGCTGGCTTTCCTGAAAAAATTCAACAAACTGGCGGAAGATCGTGAGAACCGTCCGTATTTGGATGTGATCAATCATCAGGTGGCTTTGTTCTATGATAAACAAGGTAACAAGCGTCAGGCGAAGAAATACTACAACAAATCCCTGCGTTCGATGTCGCAGGATAATTATCTGGTAGCGTCCAATTACCGCAATCTGGCGGAAATCAATTTTGATGATGCCAAATATTTAACAGCGGGACAATATTACGACAGTACAATGTCCAAATTGAACCCAAAAACCCGAGAATTTATCGCGATTAAAAAGAAAAGAGAAAACCTTAATGATGTGATCAAATACGAAGGTATTGCAAGGGTAAACGACAGTATCTTATATGTATCCGGATTAGGGCCGAATGAACAACGAAATTACTACGAAGAATACATTGCTAAACTAAAAATTGAAGAAGCGAAAAAAGCCCTTGAAGCCGAAAAGCTAAAAACAATGGCTGAGAACAGTGGTTTTTCCGATCCGGGAGCACCAGCTGTAGGATCGAATGCTACTACAAAAAGCGAAATGATGCAATCCCGTCAGGCGCCACCTTCGGAAGAGACTACGCCAAAACAGTCGGGAGCACCTGCAAGTGCCGGAAGTTTTACCGGTGGAAGCACCTTCTATTTTTATAACCAGGCTACGGTTGCTTTTGGTAGAACGGAATTTAAAAAGAAATGGGGGAACCGACCACTAAAAGACAACTGGCGCTGGTCGACACAAACCATTATCGATAAAGCAAATGAAAATCCGGATGCGGTAGCTGCGGTTGATGAAAACCCGAAAACCCAGGTGGAAGACGAGCGTTTTACTCCGGATTACTATATCAAACAATTGCCAACCGATCAGAAAGTATTGGACAGTTTGGCGAAAGACCGCAATTTTGCGTATTTCCAACTGGGAACGATTTATAAAGAAAAATTTAAAGAATACCAACTGGCGGCATCCCGATTGGAGAAACTACTGGTTAACAAACCGGAAGAACGATTGGTATTACCGGCCAAATACAATCTTTTTAAAATTTACGAAATCATCGACCCAGCCAAAGCAGCGATTATGAAACAACAGATCATTGCGGAATATCCGGATAGTCGTTATGCGCAGATTTTGTTAAACAATATTTCGGGAGGAACCATAGCGGGAAGCCCGGAAGAAGTGTATAATAAACTGTTCAAACAATTTGAAAAAGAGGAACTACAGGATGTGCTGGCACAATTGGATCCGGTTATTGAAAATTTCAACGGAGAAGAAATGGTTCCGAAATTTGAATTGCTTAAAGCCAGTGTAATCGGACGATTAAAAGGATTGGACGAATATAAAAAAGCGTTGAACTTTGTTGCGTTAAATTATCCAAATGCAGAAGAAGGCAAACAGGCGGAAGTTTTGTTGAAAAACGACATTCCGAAAATGGAAAAACTGGAATTAGGAAAAGGAAATCCGACCAGCTGGAAAATTGTATTCCAGATTCCGTATCCTAATGCAAACGATGCCAAGACCAAAGCACTAACAGACAAACTGCAGAAATATATAACCGATCGCAACAGCAACCGTATCACCTTGTCCAACGATGTATATACGATGGATAAAAGCTTTGTGATTGTACACGGTTTTACGAGTAAGGAAGCAGCGCTTTCCACGATTAGCGTACTAAAAGATTTTAAAGGCTATAAAGTTTCCGAAAATGCATTTGTGATTTCGAATGACGATTATAAAGTGGTTCAGATCAAGAAAAATCTGGACACGTATCTGGCAACCCTAAAATAA